Proteins encoded within one genomic window of Synechococcus sp. PCC 7335:
- a CDS encoding DUF4870 domain-containing protein — translation MDSTFDSDKRKLFSIASHGSIFLSQLVLSAGIPFGLLFLSEDPVVKENAKEALNFHFNMWLYSVLLIIPAALIIGLPFVALLGLVQVVMPVLAILSSVSDPDKAYRYPFIFRPL, via the coding sequence ATGGATAGCACTTTTGATTCTGACAAGCGGAAACTTTTTTCTATTGCTTCCCATGGGTCTATCTTCTTGAGTCAGCTGGTACTCTCAGCAGGGATTCCTTTCGGCCTACTGTTCTTGTCTGAAGATCCTGTAGTAAAGGAAAATGCCAAAGAAGCGCTGAATTTTCACTTTAATATGTGGCTTTACAGCGTTTTGCTCATCATTCCAGCGGCATTGATTATCGGGCTACCTTTTGTGGCGCTGTTGGGACTAGTTCAGGTGGTGATGCCTGTACTCGCTATTCTTAGCAGCGTGAGCGATCCAGATAAAGCCTATCGCTATCCCTTTATCTTCCGTCCGCTTTAA
- a CDS encoding VOC family protein, whose protein sequence is MQMKRLGHVAVCVEDVPKAVEFYQNLGMKVVWQDSDWAYLKAGNDGLALMSPDYDQAGPHFGFVFDDRADIDTAYEKLKADGVKVSKIHDHRDGTASFYGRDPFGNWFEYLYEPDDLFDQETFKEKAVTVAPQAATQTA, encoded by the coding sequence ATGCAAATGAAGCGCTTAGGCCACGTTGCTGTCTGTGTAGAAGATGTCCCCAAGGCCGTAGAGTTCTATCAAAACTTAGGAATGAAGGTCGTCTGGCAAGATAGCGATTGGGCCTACCTCAAAGCTGGAAACGACGGTCTTGCCTTGATGAGTCCTGATTACGATCAAGCAGGGCCTCACTTTGGGTTTGTGTTTGATGACAGAGCTGATATCGACACTGCTTACGAAAAGCTCAAAGCCGATGGCGTTAAGGTTAGCAAAATCCACGACCACCGAGACGGTACTGCTTCCTTCTATGGTCGCGACCCCTTCGGTAACTGGTTCGAGTACCTCTACGAACCTGATGATCTATTTGATCAGGAAACTTTCAAAGAGAAAGCTGTTACAGTAGCCCCCCAGGCAGCAACACAGACTGCCTAA
- the pcrA gene encoding DNA helicase PcrA, which translates to MVTTVDFLNQLNPAQRQSVEHFCGPLLVVAGAGSGKTRALTYRIANLILNHRVDPENILAVTFTNKAAREMKERIEKLFAEQESLARHGKPFHMLPEREQIQLRSYIYKTFIKGLWVGTFHALCARILRYDIEKYQSADGQRWTKSFSIFDESDAQSLVKSIVISGLNLDDRKFNPRSVRFAISNAKNQGFTPDQYEQENPHFKGRTIAEVYRLYQKGLSANNALDFDDLIRMPVQLFRQNEQVLDYWHRRFRHILVDEYQDTNRTQYDLIQLLATNGKGKGFDDWNNRSVFVVGDADQSIYSFRAADFTILMGFQTEFGDGLTDDETQTLVKLEENYRSTSNILDVANHLIENNTERIDKILRATRGEGDSILCHRADNEAMEAEYVVGQIRNLELKNPELQWQDFAILYRTNAQSRAMEEVLTRFGIPYRVVGGLRFYDRREIKDMLAYMRLAVNPADSVSLKRIINTPRRGIGKTTLDNLDKAASELGVSLWEIIQDETSVKTLAGRAGKKVTGFAEMIKGWQERVDSVGPAELVQDVLEQTGYIDSLKSKGTEEDETRIENIQELYNAVVQFEEENEDATLLTFLANASLSTDRDDSDEGNQVTLMTLHASKGLEFPVVFLVGLEQGLFPSFRSLEDAAAIEEERRLCYVGITRAQDRLFISHARERRTYGHMREVSTPSIFLSELPRDYILTTVPSALPERWTTTTRQAKLKNPQPNLNKPGTHENDWNVGASVNHKAFGKGKVTHIFGAGNKICLAIHFPGIGKKIIDPRTTTIERLG; encoded by the coding sequence ATGGTCACCACCGTAGATTTTCTCAATCAGCTCAACCCAGCTCAGCGTCAGTCTGTAGAGCACTTTTGTGGGCCGTTACTCGTCGTTGCCGGAGCAGGATCAGGCAAAACCCGCGCCCTGACCTATCGCATCGCGAACCTCATCCTCAACCACCGGGTCGATCCTGAGAATATCCTAGCGGTCACCTTTACTAATAAAGCCGCTCGCGAGATGAAAGAGCGCATTGAAAAGCTGTTTGCCGAACAAGAATCCCTCGCTCGCCATGGTAAACCTTTTCACATGCTGCCAGAGCGTGAGCAAATTCAGCTTCGCTCCTATATCTACAAAACTTTTATCAAAGGTCTTTGGGTAGGGACTTTCCATGCTCTCTGTGCTCGTATTCTTCGCTACGACATTGAAAAATACCAAAGCGCTGACGGTCAACGCTGGACTAAAAGCTTCTCTATCTTCGACGAGTCCGATGCCCAGAGCCTAGTTAAAAGCATTGTCATTAGCGGATTAAACCTAGACGATCGTAAGTTCAACCCGCGCTCTGTTCGCTTTGCTATCAGTAATGCCAAAAACCAAGGGTTTACCCCCGATCAATACGAACAAGAGAATCCTCATTTCAAAGGCCGCACAATTGCCGAGGTCTACCGTCTCTATCAAAAAGGGCTATCTGCAAACAATGCATTAGACTTCGATGATCTAATCCGAATGCCAGTTCAGCTCTTTCGTCAAAATGAGCAGGTTCTAGACTACTGGCACCGTCGCTTTCGCCACATCTTAGTAGATGAATACCAAGATACCAATCGAACCCAGTACGACTTGATTCAGCTCCTGGCTACTAACGGCAAAGGCAAGGGGTTCGACGACTGGAACAACCGCTCCGTTTTTGTGGTTGGCGATGCCGATCAGAGCATTTATTCCTTCCGCGCAGCTGACTTTACCATTCTGATGGGTTTTCAGACAGAATTTGGTGACGGCCTAACCGACGATGAAACCCAAACCCTCGTCAAGCTAGAAGAAAACTACCGCTCCACTTCTAATATTCTTGATGTTGCCAATCACCTGATTGAAAACAACACAGAGCGAATTGACAAAATCCTTCGTGCCACCAGAGGAGAAGGTGACTCTATCCTCTGCCACCGAGCTGATAATGAAGCGATGGAAGCTGAATATGTTGTCGGTCAGATTCGCAATCTAGAGCTGAAGAATCCTGAGCTCCAGTGGCAAGACTTCGCTATCCTCTATCGCACTAACGCTCAATCGCGGGCTATGGAAGAAGTCCTCACTCGCTTTGGCATTCCCTACCGGGTTGTGGGAGGCTTGCGATTCTACGACCGCCGCGAAATTAAAGATATGCTTGCCTACATGCGTCTAGCTGTAAACCCAGCGGACAGCGTCAGTCTAAAGCGCATCATCAATACCCCCAGACGCGGTATCGGCAAGACAACACTCGATAACCTAGATAAGGCAGCTAGTGAACTTGGCGTTTCCCTATGGGAGATCATTCAAGATGAAACGTCTGTTAAAACGTTAGCAGGCAGAGCCGGAAAGAAAGTCACAGGCTTTGCTGAAATGATTAAAGGTTGGCAGGAGCGAGTTGATTCTGTGGGACCTGCTGAGCTAGTTCAAGATGTGCTAGAGCAAACTGGCTATATTGACTCTTTGAAGTCAAAAGGTACCGAAGAAGATGAAACTCGAATTGAGAACATCCAGGAACTCTATAATGCGGTCGTTCAATTTGAAGAAGAGAACGAAGATGCAACGCTCTTAACTTTTCTAGCAAATGCCTCGCTTAGCACCGACAGAGACGACAGCGATGAAGGCAATCAGGTGACTCTGATGACGCTTCACGCCTCCAAAGGCTTAGAGTTTCCAGTTGTCTTTTTAGTAGGACTAGAACAAGGACTTTTCCCCAGCTTCCGCTCCCTAGAAGATGCCGCGGCCATCGAAGAAGAACGTCGCCTGTGTTATGTCGGTATCACTCGCGCTCAAGACCGTCTCTTCATCTCCCACGCCCGCGAACGACGCACCTATGGCCACATGCGCGAAGTCTCCACTCCGTCCATCTTCTTGAGTGAACTTCCCCGCGACTATATTCTCACCACTGTCCCTAGTGCCCTTCCTGAGCGTTGGACAACCACCACTCGCCAGGCCAAGCTTAAGAATCCTCAGCCCAACCTCAACAAACCTGGCACTCACGAGAATGACTGGAACGTTGGTGCATCCGTCAATCACAAAGCTTTTGGTAAAGGTAAAGTCACCCACATCTTTGGTGCAGGCAATAAAATCTGTTTAGCCATTCATTTTCCGGGTATCGGTAAAAAGATCATCGATCCTAGAACGACGACGATAGAACGACTTGGATAG
- the tadA gene encoding tRNA adenosine(34) deaminase TadA, translated as MLRRHEAWMWRSHHLAQEAGTAGEVPVAAIIVGPDNQLVASAANRKERDQDPTAHAEVLAIRAAAKHLGDWHLNQCTLYVTLEPCPMCAGAIIHARLGLLVYGTSDPKTGAIRSVLNLPDGPSSNHKLVVIGGVLETVCKQQLQDWFKQKRRQIKARSTAKTTLESIISP; from the coding sequence ATGCTCAGGCGGCATGAGGCATGGATGTGGCGATCGCACCACCTAGCCCAAGAGGCAGGCACCGCTGGAGAAGTCCCTGTAGCAGCTATCATCGTCGGCCCAGACAATCAGCTAGTTGCCTCTGCTGCCAATCGAAAAGAGCGCGACCAAGATCCGACTGCCCACGCAGAAGTATTAGCTATCCGCGCAGCAGCTAAGCATCTGGGTGACTGGCATCTGAATCAATGCACCTTATATGTGACTTTAGAGCCTTGTCCGATGTGCGCTGGTGCGATTATTCATGCACGTTTGGGTCTGCTGGTCTATGGCACTAGCGATCCAAAAACAGGCGCTATTAGATCTGTTTTAAATCTTCCAGATGGGCCTAGCTCTAATCATAAACTGGTAGTTATCGGCGGGGTTCTAGAGACCGTTTGTAAACAGCAGTTACAAGATTGGTTCAAACAAAAACGACGCCAGATCAAAGCTAGATCAACTGCTAAGACAACCTTGGAAAGTATTATTAGTCCATAG
- a CDS encoding BolA family protein gives MISPDQVEAMIKAGLPDANVAVQDLTGGGDHYQVAVVSDAFEGLSLVKRHQLVYQAVNTAMTSEAIHALSLDTKTPSEVAA, from the coding sequence ATGATCAGCCCTGACCAAGTAGAAGCGATGATTAAGGCCGGTCTGCCAGATGCTAACGTTGCTGTACAAGATCTAACTGGTGGTGGTGACCACTATCAGGTTGCTGTCGTATCTGATGCGTTTGAAGGGCTTAGTCTTGTCAAACGGCACCAGCTTGTTTACCAGGCGGTGAATACGGCGATGACATCAGAAGCGATACATGCGCTCTCTCTAGATACCAAGACGCCTAGTGAAGTAGCGGCATGA
- the grxD gene encoding Grx4 family monothiol glutaredoxin: MSPETKARIDTLVEENKIMVFMKGTKLMPQCGFSNNVVQLLNMLGAPYETIDVLADPEIRQGIKEYSNWPTIPQVYINGEFIGGSDILIKMYEEGNLQETVEVALAS, encoded by the coding sequence ATGTCTCCAGAAACTAAAGCTAGAATCGACACCCTAGTCGAAGAAAACAAAATTATGGTGTTTATGAAAGGCACCAAGCTGATGCCTCAGTGCGGCTTTTCCAATAATGTTGTTCAGCTTCTCAACATGCTTGGGGCGCCCTACGAGACCATAGATGTCCTAGCCGATCCAGAAATTCGTCAGGGCATCAAAGAATATTCAAACTGGCCGACTATTCCCCAGGTTTACATCAACGGAGAGTTTATCGGCGGTTCAGATATCTTGATCAAAATGTATGAAGAAGGCAACCTCCAAGAAACGGTAGAAGTCGCTTTAGCTTCTTAG
- a CDS encoding DUF6761 family protein, translating to MLQDARTIRYYQRITDTFVDYWHKGYRSDELRLYLEGYITSLRHSGAIESYLINQLEQESLRFLYDSSNFAIAQPEVETDYY from the coding sequence ATGCTTCAGGACGCTCGAACAATTCGTTACTACCAACGGATTACTGACACATTCGTTGACTATTGGCATAAAGGATATCGCTCTGATGAACTCAGACTTTATCTAGAAGGCTATATTACGTCTTTGCGTCACTCTGGTGCGATTGAATCATACCTGATTAATCAGCTAGAACAAGAAAGCCTTCGCTTTTTATATGACAGCTCAAACTTCGCTATTGCCCAGCCAGAGGTTGAGACAGACTACTATTAA
- a CDS encoding response regulator transcription factor, which produces MNDIVKHPVKTSIQVIESNPNLRSLLSWNLQQAGYHVQQCTDMVSARDNFQAQQPNLVVLEAEFSGGQGIQLCHWLRNQSYPLILMLSARITEADVVTGLGAGADDYLKKPFGMKEFLARVESLTRRSRHTTTPLAVDYGDLHIDLVQRRVRYKGDFIDLTPQEFSLLYVLTQAEGEPLSRIDLLRRAWPDAIDNPRTVDTHVLSLRKKIEVDPRHPDLIQTVRNVGYQICVGQISPSPLEMIAIAHGKPA; this is translated from the coding sequence GTGAACGATATCGTTAAGCACCCTGTTAAAACGAGTATTCAAGTTATCGAAAGCAATCCTAATTTGCGTTCTTTGCTCAGTTGGAATCTACAGCAAGCAGGATATCACGTGCAGCAATGCACCGATATGGTCTCTGCTAGAGACAACTTTCAGGCCCAGCAGCCTAACCTAGTTGTACTAGAAGCTGAATTTAGCGGTGGGCAAGGAATCCAGCTCTGCCATTGGCTAAGGAATCAAAGCTATCCGTTGATTCTCATGCTGTCGGCTCGTATTACTGAGGCTGATGTGGTCACTGGACTTGGGGCTGGCGCAGACGACTATCTAAAGAAGCCTTTTGGGATGAAGGAGTTCTTAGCTCGAGTAGAGTCGCTGACGCGGCGCAGTCGTCACACGACTACACCTTTGGCCGTAGACTACGGAGATTTGCATATCGATTTGGTGCAAAGACGGGTGCGATACAAAGGTGATTTTATTGATCTTACGCCACAGGAGTTTAGCCTGCTGTATGTGCTAACTCAGGCAGAAGGAGAACCGCTGAGCCGAATCGATCTATTGCGTCGTGCTTGGCCGGATGCCATTGACAATCCGCGTACGGTAGATACGCATGTGCTGTCTCTTCGTAAGAAGATCGAGGTCGATCCACGCCATCCTGATTTGATCCAAACGGTTCGTAATGTAGGCTATCAAATCTGCGTAGGGCAGATTAGTCCATCACCCTTAGAGATGATAGCGATCGCGCACGGAAAGCCAGCGTAG
- a CDS encoding ATP-binding cassette domain-containing protein — MSVLTFDRVTMRATAGIVEILKEVTFALETGDFVALVGPSGSGKTSLLRLMNRLAEASSGQIRFEDKDIQQIPVVSLRRQVALVTQESRLLGMSVEAALSYPLQLRNQSAAKIKQSVSLWSERLKIPVDWLDRTAVHLSLGQRQRVAIARALITQPKVLLLDEPTSAQDVGYSEFLLTRLAELTHQNKLAIVMANHQIELVARYANRLWQIDNGRLTRDVPAIDVDWLKLHQQLVRKEQEEQANWT, encoded by the coding sequence GTGAGTGTTTTGACGTTTGATCGCGTGACGATGAGAGCCACAGCCGGCATTGTCGAGATTCTCAAAGAGGTCACTTTCGCGCTGGAAACAGGCGATTTTGTCGCCTTAGTAGGTCCGTCTGGGTCGGGGAAAACTAGTTTGCTGCGGTTGATGAATCGCCTAGCTGAGGCGAGTAGTGGGCAAATTCGGTTTGAGGATAAAGATATCCAACAGATCCCGGTGGTTTCCTTGCGACGTCAGGTTGCTTTAGTCACTCAGGAAAGTCGTTTGCTAGGGATGAGCGTGGAAGCCGCGCTGAGCTATCCACTGCAGCTGAGAAATCAGTCCGCTGCAAAAATTAAACAAAGCGTGAGTTTGTGGTCGGAGCGACTCAAAATTCCAGTAGATTGGCTAGATCGAACGGCGGTACACTTGTCACTAGGTCAGCGGCAGCGGGTGGCGATCGCGCGTGCCTTGATTACTCAGCCCAAAGTCCTTTTACTAGACGAGCCTACTTCAGCCCAAGATGTTGGCTACAGCGAATTTCTACTCACTCGCCTAGCTGAACTCACCCATCAGAATAAACTGGCTATTGTGATGGCTAACCATCAAATAGAGCTAGTGGCTAGATATGCCAATCGCCTGTGGCAAATAGACAATGGCCGATTGACTAGAGATGTGCCTGCTATTGATGTTGACTGGCTCAAACTACATCAACAGCTAGTCAGAAAAGAACAAGAGGAACAAGCCAACTGGACCTGA
- a CDS encoding DUF4079 domain-containing protein: MDLPSFIWLWRIAAWSMGFSIAAYLLLAVSGAGLFYTRPDQRRLDQQSRRPSWLRLAHLTTGITMVMLVLLLLSIGVIGTLGEFGSLGHSLHLPAGLFVVIVTLVSAWSATQITPERPWARTLHLSLNTVLLLAFIAVTASGWSVVQKYL; this comes from the coding sequence ATGGATCTTCCTTCGTTTATCTGGCTTTGGAGAATAGCCGCTTGGTCAATGGGGTTTTCGATAGCAGCCTACCTGCTGCTAGCAGTTAGCGGAGCTGGCTTGTTTTATACTCGCCCAGACCAGCGGCGCCTAGACCAACAGTCACGTCGTCCTAGCTGGCTGCGCTTAGCACATCTTACAACGGGAATCACGATGGTGATGCTAGTGCTGCTACTGCTGTCAATCGGTGTGATTGGTACGCTAGGAGAATTCGGTAGTCTAGGACATTCCCTACACTTGCCAGCTGGATTGTTTGTGGTGATAGTGACGTTAGTATCGGCATGGAGTGCGACCCAAATTACCCCTGAGCGGCCCTGGGCTAGAACGTTGCATCTCAGCTTAAATACTGTTTTGCTACTTGCCTTTATTGCGGTTACTGCTTCTGGCTGGAGCGTTGTCCAGAAGTATCTTTAG
- a CDS encoding DUF1830 domain-containing protein, which yields MAQIIDPLPSDDAAVILCCYVNVTSKIQVARITNVPNWYFERVVFPGQRLLFEAVPVAKLEIHTGMMASAILSDTIDCQSLAIQADSDEAAPSPLYTSESKSETKDLETSLST from the coding sequence ATGGCTCAAATTATCGATCCTCTTCCGTCTGACGACGCTGCTGTTATTCTTTGCTGTTACGTAAATGTCACCAGCAAAATTCAGGTTGCACGTATTACAAATGTGCCTAATTGGTACTTTGAACGCGTTGTGTTCCCTGGACAGCGACTTTTATTCGAGGCGGTTCCGGTTGCAAAGCTAGAGATTCATACTGGCATGATGGCGAGTGCTATCTTATCCGACACAATTGACTGCCAGAGCTTAGCCATTCAGGCCGATAGCGATGAGGCGGCACCTTCTCCTCTATACACTTCTGAGAGCAAATCAGAAACTAAAGATCTAGAAACCTCTTTAAGTACATAG
- a CDS encoding photosystem II high light acclimation radical SAM protein: MKDRILYVRLPCNPIFPIGVVYLADHVHKCFPEVEQQIFDMGTVPPLDFTRTLDRRIDSFQPTLLVFSWRDIQIYAPVGGRGGNPLQNAFEFAYATNPLVRLRGAIGGARMTATYLAELRRNEKLVKRGLKRAQKHQPNAKVVVGGGAVSVFYEQMPQMLPQGTIVSVGEGETLLEKILRGEDFSQERCYIVGEEPRERLIHEQPIPIEKTACDYDYIEAMWPEFEYYLQEQDFYIGVQTKRGCPHNCCYCVYTVVEGKQVRINPADEVVKEMRQLYDRGIRKFWFTDAQFIPARRYMEDAIELLEKIQASGMTDINWAAYIRADNLTPRLCELMVATGMNYFEIGITSGSQELVRKMRMGYNLKTVLQNCRDLKAAGFNDFVSVNYSFNVIDERNETIRQTIAYHRELEEIFGADKVEPAIFFIGLQPHTHLEEYAFRNNILKRGYNPLAIYLPWVALKLLWNPGKLGAYFGDVCLAAMRETPNDFGRGVMNILERQLGRAPLAEALSAPMKTESRALAKVSS, encoded by the coding sequence ATGAAAGACCGTATTCTTTACGTTCGACTTCCTTGTAACCCTATCTTTCCTATTGGCGTCGTCTACCTAGCAGATCATGTACACAAGTGCTTTCCAGAAGTAGAGCAGCAGATCTTTGATATGGGTACAGTTCCGCCACTTGACTTTACTCGGACTCTAGACAGACGCATTGATAGCTTTCAACCTACGCTTCTTGTCTTCTCATGGCGAGACATCCAGATATATGCTCCTGTCGGTGGTAGAGGTGGCAACCCACTACAAAACGCTTTTGAATTTGCCTATGCTACCAATCCGTTAGTCAGACTACGTGGGGCTATTGGTGGTGCCCGTATGACTGCCACTTATCTAGCTGAACTGCGGCGAAACGAGAAATTAGTTAAACGGGGTCTAAAGCGAGCCCAAAAGCATCAACCTAACGCCAAAGTAGTCGTCGGCGGTGGGGCAGTTAGTGTGTTCTATGAGCAGATGCCACAGATGCTGCCACAGGGGACAATCGTCTCGGTTGGAGAGGGCGAAACCTTACTAGAGAAGATCTTGCGGGGTGAAGACTTTTCGCAAGAGCGTTGCTACATCGTTGGGGAAGAACCGCGAGAACGACTCATTCACGAGCAACCTATACCCATCGAAAAAACGGCTTGCGATTATGACTACATCGAAGCGATGTGGCCGGAGTTTGAATACTATTTGCAAGAGCAGGACTTCTATATTGGCGTACAGACTAAGCGAGGTTGCCCTCACAACTGCTGCTATTGCGTCTATACCGTTGTTGAAGGTAAGCAGGTGCGCATCAATCCAGCTGATGAAGTCGTTAAGGAAATGCGTCAGCTTTACGATCGAGGCATTCGCAAGTTCTGGTTCACAGACGCTCAGTTTATTCCTGCTAGGCGCTATATGGAAGATGCCATTGAGCTGCTAGAAAAGATCCAGGCCTCAGGTATGACCGATATTAATTGGGCCGCCTATATCAGAGCAGATAACCTGACGCCTCGGCTCTGTGAGCTGATGGTAGCAACTGGAATGAACTACTTTGAAATTGGGATTACTAGCGGGTCTCAAGAGCTAGTTCGGAAGATGCGAATGGGCTACAACTTAAAAACTGTCTTGCAAAACTGCCGAGACCTAAAGGCTGCTGGATTCAATGATTTTGTTTCAGTCAACTACTCGTTCAATGTAATTGATGAGCGAAACGAGACGATTAGACAGACAATCGCTTACCACCGTGAGTTAGAAGAGATCTTTGGAGCGGATAAAGTAGAGCCTGCAATCTTTTTCATTGGCTTGCAGCCTCATACGCACCTAGAAGAATACGCCTTCAGGAACAATATTTTGAAACGAGGCTATAATCCGTTGGCAATTTACCTACCCTGGGTTGCACTGAAGCTGCTGTGGAATCCTGGTAAGCTAGGTGCCTACTTTGGCGATGTCTGCCTAGCTGCAATGAGGGAAACCCCCAATGATTTTGGTCGAGGTGTGATGAATATCCTAGAAAGGCAGCTAGGGCGAGCGCCGCTAGCAGAAGCGCTGAGTGCCCCTATGAAGACAGAAAGCCGTGCCTTAGCTAAGGTATCATCTTAG
- a CDS encoding DICT sensory domain-containing protein, which yields MRERREAEDSAHHAPAKAGENISKVAEAQQAQTSGRTPLNFGVYYKNTLVALCHALEDAVLATKTSPLIVTAFQKGKWYLQEADRYADLADTADRIVILAAPGGGFREHPTGDRDNVELVDLSPDDPVSEEWHLMIMSSRYSAMVLCQELTEDEYGPEGKPENDLERKFYGFWTFDPALVKETIAITAAHIDRYNPQLKAELEERLASIDAQAASKTGEVGNVVMRVVDYLKGGDRQVEETETFKFAGALSQNLVSNELQAYLRMAQLADLADITNPLAAAEVASLCEMMGQFLDLPVWQMQRLRLASLLHRIAPAQLESGAMETEGDSCPLNPGAQTLRVLPRLRAIAQIIAHQHEWWDGTGQPAGLSGDSIPVEARILGLVAAFQHAVAYRRHKDTQQSSPLAQDEWQYVADAFADCKAQSGERWDPKLLEILSFLVSGLQQGLSLPSIPLKMTLGAGIIDPDVVDSWPTYQPVETPTSK from the coding sequence ATGCGTGAGCGACGTGAGGCTGAGGATTCAGCTCATCATGCGCCAGCAAAAGCAGGTGAAAACATTTCGAAAGTAGCAGAGGCCCAACAAGCACAGACTTCTGGTCGTACGCCGCTCAATTTTGGCGTGTACTACAAAAACACACTAGTAGCCCTGTGCCACGCCCTAGAAGACGCAGTCTTAGCAACCAAAACATCTCCTCTGATAGTGACTGCATTCCAGAAAGGAAAGTGGTACTTGCAGGAAGCAGATCGATATGCAGATCTAGCTGATACCGCTGATAGGATTGTAATTCTAGCTGCGCCTGGTGGAGGTTTTAGAGAGCATCCGACGGGCGATCGCGATAATGTGGAGCTAGTAGATCTAAGCCCAGATGATCCGGTCTCTGAAGAGTGGCACCTGATGATTATGAGTTCTAGATATAGTGCAATGGTACTGTGTCAGGAGCTGACAGAAGATGAGTATGGGCCAGAGGGTAAACCTGAGAACGACTTAGAGCGAAAATTCTATGGTTTTTGGACATTTGACCCAGCTCTGGTAAAAGAAACGATTGCAATCACCGCTGCTCATATTGATCGCTACAACCCTCAGCTGAAGGCGGAACTAGAGGAACGGTTGGCTAGTATAGATGCGCAGGCAGCCTCTAAGACAGGCGAAGTAGGTAACGTTGTCATGCGAGTTGTCGACTACCTGAAAGGGGGCGATCGCCAAGTTGAGGAAACAGAAACCTTTAAGTTCGCAGGGGCGCTTAGCCAAAATTTAGTATCCAACGAGCTTCAAGCTTATTTGCGAATGGCACAACTAGCCGATCTCGCGGATATCACGAACCCATTGGCAGCCGCAGAGGTTGCCTCCTTATGTGAGATGATGGGCCAGTTTTTGGACTTACCTGTCTGGCAGATGCAGAGGTTACGTCTAGCTAGCCTATTACACCGCATCGCACCTGCTCAGCTAGAGTCTGGAGCGATGGAGACAGAAGGAGATAGTTGCCCGCTTAATCCTGGTGCCCAGACGTTGAGAGTGCTACCGAGACTGCGGGCGATCGCGCAAATTATCGCTCATCAGCATGAGTGGTGGGATGGAACCGGGCAGCCAGCTGGGCTTTCAGGCGATAGTATCCCTGTCGAAGCGAGGATTCTAGGACTTGTTGCTGCCTTTCAGCATGCTGTTGCCTACCGCCGTCATAAGGATACTCAGCAATCTTCACCCTTAGCGCAGGATGAATGGCAGTACGTCGCAGATGCCTTTGCAGACTGTAAAGCTCAATCAGGTGAACGCTGGGATCCTAAGTTGCTAGAGATTCTAAGCTTTCTTGTCAGTGGATTGCAACAAGGCCTAAGCCTGCCGTCGATTCCGCTCAAGATGACATTGGGCGCAGGTATTATCGATCCGGACGTTGTCGACTCTTGGCCTACCTACCAACCCGTAGAAACTCCCACTTCCAAATAA
- a CDS encoding pentapeptide repeat-containing protein, with translation MSQAIDIDAIRIGKLKHLNGARIDDTELSGCDLSGVRLSGATLSGSNLSRANLNRAYLEGSNLVGADLSGADLRANLWGANLMQCNLTGADLRGANLRGANLMGANLTGASLTGAFLSGATLTGCNLKSADMRGADLRGANISDSNMKGADLSRADLQGAVLTEANLEEANLQETNFKGASLARANLLCAYLEGAIIVGADLTGTCKTGTVLAL, from the coding sequence ATGAGTCAAGCCATCGACATCGACGCTATTCGTATAGGTAAGTTAAAGCATTTGAACGGTGCTAGGATAGACGACACCGAACTTTCTGGTTGTGATCTTTCGGGCGTGCGACTTTCTGGAGCTACCTTATCTGGTAGCAACTTGAGCCGAGCTAATCTGAATCGGGCCTATTTAGAAGGTAGTAACCTAGTCGGCGCCGATCTCTCAGGTGCGGATTTGCGTGCAAACCTGTGGGGTGCAAACTTGATGCAGTGCAACTTGACTGGCGCTGATCTGCGTGGTGCTAACCTACGAGGTGCAAACCTGATGGGAGCAAATCTAACCGGCGCAAGCTTGACCGGTGCCTTTTTAAGTGGAGCGACGCTAACAGGCTGCAATCTTAAAAGCGCTGATATGCGAGGGGCCGATCTCCGTGGAGCTAATATCAGCGACAGTAATATGAAAGGCGCAGACCTTTCTAGAGCAGACTTGCAAGGGGCTGTGCTTACTGAAGCCAATTTAGAAGAAGCCAATCTCCAAGAAACCAACTTCAAAGGCGCATCATTAGCAAGAGCGAATCTTCTGTGTGCATACCTAGAAGGTGCAATTATTGTTGGTGCAGACTTGACTGGCACCTGTAAAACGGGAACTGTCCTAGCACTGTGA